One segment of Panicum virgatum strain AP13 chromosome 3K, P.virgatum_v5, whole genome shotgun sequence DNA contains the following:
- the LOC120700549 gene encoding uncharacterized protein LOC120700549: MASKISLKLLVDTKTKTVLFAEAGKEFVDFVFSLLTLPIGAVAKLVSAGTMHGSVGRLYQSVERIGAIYLQPGTDKSDLLQPKMLNPDARELLLLQAGGDGEPALARFRLYTCAGYCATATMEAKATCLQCKQAMSTEVAFVLPSAAAPAPAGSSSSSSDESGGYVKGVVTYMVTDGLEVTPMSAISSITMINKFAGKDVELAEKFVAVGTGEGLALLKAALRSDTVLRKKCQLDDGKSRSLDDILLLQFC, from the exons ATGGCTTCCAAGATCTCCCTCAAGCTGCTGGTCGACACCAAGACGAAGACCGTGCTGTTCGCGGAGGCCGGGAAGGAGTTCGTCGACTTCGTGTTCAGCCTGCTGACGCTGCCGATCGGGGCCGTGGCGAAGCTCGTCTCCGCCGGCACCATGCATGGCAGCGTGGGCCGCCTGTACCAGAGCGTCGAGCGCATCGGCGCGATCTACCTGCAGCCCGGCACCGACAAGTCGGACCTCCTCCAGCCCAAGATGCTGAACCCGGACGCCCGCGAGCTCCTGCTGCtccaggccggcggcgacggcgagccggcGCTGGCGAGGTTCAGGCTGTACACGTGCGCCGGGTACTGCGCCACGGCGACCATGGAGGCGAAGGCCACCTGCCTGCAGTGCAAGCAGGCCATGTCCACGGAGGTGGCCTTCGTGCtgccgtccgcggcggcgccggcgccggcggggtcgtcgtcgtcgtcctcggacGAGAGCGGCGGGTACGTCAAGGGGGTGGTCACCTACATGGTGACTGACGGGCTGGAGGTGACGCCCATGTCCGCCATCTCCAGCATAACGATGATAAACAAGTTCGCCGGCAAGGACGTCGAGCTCGCCGAGAAGTTCGTCGCCGTCGGCACGGGCGAG GGTCTGGCTCTGCTCAAGGCGGCGCTGCGGTCGGACACCGTCCTCAGGAAAAAGTGTCAACTGGACGATGGAAAAAGTCGAAGCCTGGACGATATTCTGCTGCTTCAGTTTTGTTGA
- the LOC120697247 gene encoding protein arginine N-methyltransferase 7-like isoform X1 produces MLSCRRLLVGVAPRAPPAAHRPLLRRRRMASSEPTRAFQLRLNPLTGDSEWLVVDEAECAPAPTQHSSHPLAATSYLDMLNDAARNRAYRHAIEATVADPTSRVLDIGAGTGLLSMMAARALAAVGGEGRGDVSACESYLPMGKLARRVLRANGMQNQVKVFHKRSDELRVGVDLDSRADILVSEILDSELLGEGLIPTLQHAHDMLLVKNPKTVPYRATTYGVLVESMSLWKMHDLHSNEANADDGVWLTPSRTENILSVKLQQHAMQCNALADEIRLLSEPFKVFEFDFWKRPDSHRETNIEIRETNIEIKATSDGHVHAIISWWVLQLDSTGSVFYSTAPRLVRQSSGVDVPKCANGMKDWCDHWKQCVWFIQGTGAPAMKDQTLSLRASHNQTSISYHLNMCDEGSTVSPKNDHLALLPEKVALYGDKGWRSAMISVIRNAMSERSSPTCIVADDSVFLALVVSSLLPSSKVIAMFPGLRDKGFNYLRAVVDANNLSMDRINVIGKKASSLTMNDLKHKKVNLIAGEPFYHGSEGMLPWQNLRFWNERTLLDPLLSEDALVVPCKGILRFCAMSLPDLWRSRCSLKDVEGFDHLVVNDTLGACGDLPGEQQGPCLPYYVWQCGYSKKLSKVYSLMDFNFSEPIHSCFGETKIEFAHDGICHGFTLWIDWVLDEKNSVVISTGPGKEYTPTIMVLPPSRN; encoded by the exons ATGctgagctgccgccgcctcctcgtcggcgtcgcgccacgcgcaccgcccgccgctcaccgtcctctcctccgccgccgccggatggcCTCCTCCGAGCCGACCCGCGCTTTCCAGCTCCGCCTCAACCCGCTCACCGGCGACTCTGAGTGGCTCGTCGTCGACGAGGCGGAGTGTGCGCCTGCGCCGACCCAGCACAGCAGCCACcccctcgccgccacctcctacCTCGACATGCTCAACGACGCTGCACGCAACCGCGCGTACCGCCACGCCATCGAAGCCACTGTCGCTGACCCCACCTCCCGCGTCCTCGACATCGG TGCTGGAACTGGATTGCTCTCCATGATGGCTGCGCGAGCTTTGGCAGCCGTTGGAGGCGAAGGTAGGGGGGACGTCTCAGCATGTGAGTCCTACCTTCCTATGGGTAAATTGGCACGAAGGGTGCTCAGAGCGAACGGGATGCAAAATCAAGTCAAAGTCTTCCACAAGCGTTCAGATGAGCTCAGAGTTGGGGTTGACCTTGATTCTCGAGCTGATATACTG GTAAGCGAAATTCTTGATTCTGAGCTCTTGGGCGAGGGTCTCATACCTACTCTACAGCATGCACATGACATGTTACTGGTGAAAAATCCAAAGACGGTCCCATATCGAGCTACTACATATGGAGTG TTAGTTGAAAGCATGTCCTTGTGGAAGATGCACGATCTGCACAGCAATGAAGCAAACGCTGACGATGGCGTGTGGCTTACTCCCAGTAGGACAGAAAATATTCTTTCCGTGAAGCTACAACAGCATGCCATGCAATGCAACGCGCTGGCAGACGAGATACGTCTG cTGTCAGAACCCTTCAAAGTTTTTGAATTTGACTTTTGGAAACGACCAGATAGTCATCGTGAAACAAATATCGAGATACGTGAAACAAATATCGAGATAAAAGCAACTTCTGATGGACATGTTCATGCGATTATTTCATG GTGGGTGCTTCAACTGGATTCTACTGGATCAGTCTTTTACTCAACTGCTCCTAGATTGGTGAGACAATCAAGTGGTGTTGATGTACCAAAGTGCGCCAATG GCATGAAGGATTGGTGTGATCATTGGAAGCAATGCGTTTGGTTTATACAAGGGACAGGGGCTCCTGCTATGAAAGATCAAACTCTTTCTTTGAGAGCTAGCCATAACCAAACTAGCATCTCATATCATTTGAATATGTGTGATGAAGGAAGCACTGTAAGCCCCAAAAATGACCATCTAGCATTGTTGCCAGAAAAGGTAGCACTTTATGGTGATAAAGGTTGGAGATCAGCGATGATAAGTGTGATTAGAAATGCT ATGAgtgaaagatcttctccaacctgCATTGTGGCCGATGACAGTGTGTTCCTAGCTCTGGTAGTTTCTTCTCTGTTACCATCTTCAAAAGTCATTGCAATGTTTCCTGGTCTTAGGGACAAGGGCTTTAACTATCTTCGAGCTGTTGtggatgcaaataatttatCCATGGACCGGATTAATGTGATCGGTAAAAAAGCCTCATCACTCACTATGAATGACTTAAAACATAAAAAG GTTAATCTAATAGCAGGGGAACCTTTTTATCATGGAAGTGAAGGGATGCTACCATGGCAAAATCTGCGTTTCTG GAATGAAAGGACTCTGCTTGATCCATTGCTATCTGAGGATGCATTAGTCGTGCCTTGTAAGGGAATATTGAGATTCTGTGCTATGTCACTTCCG GACTTATGGAGGAGTCGTTGCAGCCTTAAAGATGTTGAGGGTTTTGATCACTTGGTTGTTAATGATACTTTAGGAGCCTGTGGTGATCTGCCTGGAGAGCAGCAAGGCCCATGCCTACCTTATTATGTGTGGCAATGCGGTTATAGCAAG AAATTAAGTAAGGTGTACTCCCTCATGGACTTCAACTTTTCTGAGCCTATCCACTCTTGTTTTGGCGAAACAAAG ATTGAGTTTGCCCATGATGGAATATGCCATGGTTTCACACTTTGGATTGACTGGGTACTTGATGAGAAAAATTCAGTTGTCATAAGCACTGGGCCAGGTAAAGAATATACACCAACCATaatggtactccctccgtcccgaaATTAA
- the LOC120697247 gene encoding protein arginine N-methyltransferase 7-like isoform X2 has product MLSCRRLLVGVAPRAPPAAHRPLLRRRRMASSEPTRAFQLRLNPLTGDSEWLVVDEAECAPAPTQHSSHPLAATSYLDMLNDAARNRAYRHAIEATVADPTSRVLDIGAGTGLLSMMAARALAAVGGEGRGDVSACESYLPMGKLARRVLRANGMQNQVKVFHKRSDELRVGVDLDSRADILVSEILDSELLGEGLIPTLQHAHDMLLVKNPKTVPYRATTYGVLVESMSLWKMHDLHSNEANADDGVWLTPSRTENILSVKLQQHAMQCNALADEIRLLSEPFKVFEFDFWKRPDSHRETNIEIRETNIEIKATSDGHVHAIISWWVLQLDSTGSVFYSTAPRLVRQSSGVDVPKCANGMKDWCDHWKQCVWFIQGTGAPAMKDQTLSLRASHNQTSISYHLNMCDEGSTVSPKNDHLALLPEKVALYGDKGWRSAMISVIRNAMSERSSPTCIVADDSVFLALVVSSLLPSSKVIAMFPGLRDKGFNYLRAVVDANNLSMDRINVIGKKASSLTMNDLKHKKVNLIAGEPFYHGSEGMLPWQNLRFWNERTLLDPLLSEDALVVPCKGILRFCAMSLPDLWRSRCSLKDVEGFDHLVVNDTLGACGDLPGEQQGPCLPYYVWQCGYSKKLSKVYSLMDFNFSEPIHSCFGETKIEFAHDGICHGFTLWIDWVLDEKNSVVISTGPESRYWKQGV; this is encoded by the exons ATGctgagctgccgccgcctcctcgtcggcgtcgcgccacgcgcaccgcccgccgctcaccgtcctctcctccgccgccgccggatggcCTCCTCCGAGCCGACCCGCGCTTTCCAGCTCCGCCTCAACCCGCTCACCGGCGACTCTGAGTGGCTCGTCGTCGACGAGGCGGAGTGTGCGCCTGCGCCGACCCAGCACAGCAGCCACcccctcgccgccacctcctacCTCGACATGCTCAACGACGCTGCACGCAACCGCGCGTACCGCCACGCCATCGAAGCCACTGTCGCTGACCCCACCTCCCGCGTCCTCGACATCGG TGCTGGAACTGGATTGCTCTCCATGATGGCTGCGCGAGCTTTGGCAGCCGTTGGAGGCGAAGGTAGGGGGGACGTCTCAGCATGTGAGTCCTACCTTCCTATGGGTAAATTGGCACGAAGGGTGCTCAGAGCGAACGGGATGCAAAATCAAGTCAAAGTCTTCCACAAGCGTTCAGATGAGCTCAGAGTTGGGGTTGACCTTGATTCTCGAGCTGATATACTG GTAAGCGAAATTCTTGATTCTGAGCTCTTGGGCGAGGGTCTCATACCTACTCTACAGCATGCACATGACATGTTACTGGTGAAAAATCCAAAGACGGTCCCATATCGAGCTACTACATATGGAGTG TTAGTTGAAAGCATGTCCTTGTGGAAGATGCACGATCTGCACAGCAATGAAGCAAACGCTGACGATGGCGTGTGGCTTACTCCCAGTAGGACAGAAAATATTCTTTCCGTGAAGCTACAACAGCATGCCATGCAATGCAACGCGCTGGCAGACGAGATACGTCTG cTGTCAGAACCCTTCAAAGTTTTTGAATTTGACTTTTGGAAACGACCAGATAGTCATCGTGAAACAAATATCGAGATACGTGAAACAAATATCGAGATAAAAGCAACTTCTGATGGACATGTTCATGCGATTATTTCATG GTGGGTGCTTCAACTGGATTCTACTGGATCAGTCTTTTACTCAACTGCTCCTAGATTGGTGAGACAATCAAGTGGTGTTGATGTACCAAAGTGCGCCAATG GCATGAAGGATTGGTGTGATCATTGGAAGCAATGCGTTTGGTTTATACAAGGGACAGGGGCTCCTGCTATGAAAGATCAAACTCTTTCTTTGAGAGCTAGCCATAACCAAACTAGCATCTCATATCATTTGAATATGTGTGATGAAGGAAGCACTGTAAGCCCCAAAAATGACCATCTAGCATTGTTGCCAGAAAAGGTAGCACTTTATGGTGATAAAGGTTGGAGATCAGCGATGATAAGTGTGATTAGAAATGCT ATGAgtgaaagatcttctccaacctgCATTGTGGCCGATGACAGTGTGTTCCTAGCTCTGGTAGTTTCTTCTCTGTTACCATCTTCAAAAGTCATTGCAATGTTTCCTGGTCTTAGGGACAAGGGCTTTAACTATCTTCGAGCTGTTGtggatgcaaataatttatCCATGGACCGGATTAATGTGATCGGTAAAAAAGCCTCATCACTCACTATGAATGACTTAAAACATAAAAAG GTTAATCTAATAGCAGGGGAACCTTTTTATCATGGAAGTGAAGGGATGCTACCATGGCAAAATCTGCGTTTCTG GAATGAAAGGACTCTGCTTGATCCATTGCTATCTGAGGATGCATTAGTCGTGCCTTGTAAGGGAATATTGAGATTCTGTGCTATGTCACTTCCG GACTTATGGAGGAGTCGTTGCAGCCTTAAAGATGTTGAGGGTTTTGATCACTTGGTTGTTAATGATACTTTAGGAGCCTGTGGTGATCTGCCTGGAGAGCAGCAAGGCCCATGCCTACCTTATTATGTGTGGCAATGCGGTTATAGCAAG AAATTAAGTAAGGTGTACTCCCTCATGGACTTCAACTTTTCTGAGCCTATCCACTCTTGTTTTGGCGAAACAAAG ATTGAGTTTGCCCATGATGGAATATGCCATGGTTTCACACTTTGGATTGACTGGGTACTTGATGAGAAAAATTCAGTTGTCATAAGCACTGGGCCAG AGAGCAGATATTGGAAGCAAGGAGTGTAG